A portion of the Kiritimatiellia bacterium genome contains these proteins:
- a CDS encoding heparinase II/III-family protein has translation MSAWLCAVALGAATGGIDAVRLQIERAAPHPRLLWPAGGDAALRARLGADARLRRSWSAISNAAERMLSEQPVRYQKQGRRLLHRSREALHRVLHLSMCARLTGDDRYARRAMAEMAAAAGMPDWNPSHFLDTAEMTLALAIGYDWLHDHLPASELQSVRAAIERHGLAPYLDAPRAHGWERGRNNWTQVCHAGMVAGALALLEHDRDRAAQVVERALAGLPNAMRVYEPDGNYPEGPGYWIYGTTFNVILIAMLESALGTDFGLSARPGFLNAADYLLHTRAPSGLLYNYADCAERDAGFVPAVLWFAARTQRPELLWWADRDWPAAIEHFARGRPGQDRLFGVALLWADPALRGTVPAARAWYGRGENPLAIYRASWTDPDALYLALKGGTPSASHAHMDIGSFVLEAGGVRWSVDPGAQDYHQLERRGFGLWDSRQGGDRWKLFRYHTRGHSTLVVNGAEQRVESQSPITSYQARPDGITAVVEMSDAYRDHLRAARRRFTVRNNREVEIADELVGGDRPATVRWGLVTRAELEPGGVLMQRGRRLRITVISPERTQLERWPAERPESEYDEPNPGLGVVGFIATVGVGVTSRWSVVLSYEPPPR, from the coding sequence ATGAGCGCGTGGCTGTGCGCAGTGGCGCTGGGCGCGGCGACCGGCGGCATCGACGCGGTGCGACTGCAGATCGAGCGGGCTGCACCGCATCCCCGGCTGCTGTGGCCCGCCGGCGGTGACGCGGCACTGCGCGCCCGGCTCGGCGCCGACGCGCGGCTCCGCCGTAGCTGGTCCGCCATTTCGAACGCAGCGGAGCGCATGCTCTCCGAACAGCCGGTGCGCTACCAGAAACAGGGGCGTCGCCTGTTGCACCGCTCCCGCGAGGCGCTGCACCGCGTGTTGCACCTGTCCATGTGCGCGCGCCTCACCGGCGACGACCGCTATGCGCGCCGCGCGATGGCGGAGATGGCCGCCGCAGCGGGGATGCCCGACTGGAATCCCTCCCACTTCCTTGACACCGCGGAGATGACGCTCGCACTGGCGATCGGGTACGACTGGTTACACGACCATCTGCCGGCATCGGAGCTGCAGAGCGTCCGCGCGGCGATCGAACGTCACGGGTTGGCGCCCTATCTGGATGCGCCGCGCGCGCACGGATGGGAACGGGGGCGAAACAACTGGACGCAGGTGTGCCACGCGGGAATGGTCGCCGGCGCGCTCGCGCTGCTCGAACACGACCGCGACCGCGCCGCACAGGTTGTGGAGCGCGCGCTGGCGGGCCTCCCCAACGCGATGCGAGTGTATGAACCAGACGGCAACTACCCGGAGGGTCCCGGCTACTGGATCTACGGCACCACCTTCAACGTGATCTTGATCGCGATGCTCGAGTCCGCGCTGGGGACCGATTTCGGACTGAGCGCGCGGCCGGGGTTCCTAAACGCGGCCGATTACCTGCTCCACACCCGCGCCCCGAGCGGGCTGCTGTACAACTACGCGGACTGCGCGGAGCGAGACGCAGGGTTTGTGCCCGCGGTTCTGTGGTTTGCCGCACGCACCCAGCGGCCGGAACTGCTGTGGTGGGCCGATCGCGACTGGCCCGCCGCGATCGAACATTTCGCCCGCGGCCGGCCGGGCCAGGACCGGCTGTTCGGCGTCGCCCTCCTTTGGGCGGACCCCGCGCTGCGCGGCACCGTGCCCGCCGCGCGAGCGTGGTACGGCCGCGGCGAGAATCCCCTTGCCATCTACCGCGCCTCGTGGACCGACCCGGATGCGCTCTACCTCGCTCTGAAGGGCGGCACGCCGAGCGCCAGCCACGCGCACATGGACATCGGCTCGTTCGTGCTGGAGGCCGGCGGCGTTCGGTGGTCGGTCGATCCTGGCGCCCAGGACTATCACCAGCTCGAACGACGGGGTTTCGGGCTGTGGGACAGTCGCCAGGGGGGCGACCGGTGGAAGCTCTTCCGGTACCACACCCGGGGCCACAGCACCCTCGTCGTCAACGGCGCCGAACAGCGTGTCGAGAGCCAGTCGCCGATCACCTCCTACCAGGCCCGCCCCGACGGCATCACTGCGGTGGTCGAAATGTCCGATGCCTATCGCGACCACCTTCGCGCGGCGCGACGCCGCTTCACGGTGCGGAACAACCGCGAGGTGGAAATCGCCGACGAACTGGTCGGCGGCGACCGGCCGGCCACGGTGCGATGGGGGCTGGTCACGCGTGCCGAGCTCGAGCCGGGTGGTGTGTTGATGCAACGCGGTCGCCGGCTCCGCATCACGGTGATCTCACCGGAGCGCACGCAGCTTGAGCGTTGGCCCGCCGAGCGGCCGGAGTCGGAATACGACGAGCCGAACCCCGGTCTTGGAGTTGTCGGTTTCATCGCCACCGTCGGCGTGGGCGTGACCTCGCGATGGAGCGTCGTGCTCAGCTACGAACCTCCGCCGCGCTGA
- the sixA gene encoding phosphohistidine phosphatase SixA: MRIVFMRHGIAVDGAAAASDELRPLTEEGRERVRKVARGLRTLDCRPRIIVSSPLVRARETAEIVAELLAPKVEVQELDSLRPGGNFAEFMSWVEQQDAEEILAVGHMPDIAEFAQRCLTGRVLFSMTFKKAAACLIEFDGEPAAGRGCLEWLIQPGALRQLG; encoded by the coding sequence ATGCGGATCGTGTTCATGCGGCACGGAATTGCGGTGGATGGCGCCGCGGCGGCATCGGATGAACTTCGCCCGCTGACCGAGGAGGGACGCGAGCGGGTGCGGAAGGTGGCCCGTGGTCTTCGCACGCTCGATTGTCGCCCCCGGATCATTGTCAGCAGCCCGTTGGTCAGGGCTCGCGAGACCGCGGAGATCGTTGCCGAGCTGCTGGCACCTAAGGTAGAGGTGCAGGAGCTCGACTCTCTGCGGCCGGGCGGCAACTTCGCCGAGTTCATGAGCTGGGTGGAGCAGCAGGACGCGGAGGAGATTCTCGCGGTCGGGCACATGCCGGACATCGCGGAGTTCGCGCAACGATGTCTGACCGGGCGGGTGTTGTTCTCGATGACGTTCAAGAAAGCGGCGGCCTGTCTGATCGAGTTCGACGGGGAGCCGGCGGCGGGTCGCGGATGCCTGGAGTGGCTGATCCAGCCGGGGGCACTGCGACAACTGGGCTGA
- a CDS encoding CHAD domain-containing protein: MSRARLEREARFALPDVSHLAAVPLRLQELGVRLGRARSVLYEDVYLDTPDARLWRAGVGFRVRHMGGRTVATLKTGRIAADLAERLEWSETVREWCYRPGLAPVPGTKLRRILREAGLALRMRPLARLTVSRTTWTARWPQGHTVTVCADDVCARVGVRRVRFAEVEIESPPDAATAERAIESLRALTPWRPLRVSKLERACRAAGRRLPEPPAKRPLELPPNATTAEMARRVLAAYWAHYQWNRPGAAAGFDPEFLHDLRVAIRRMRATASALESVLTPSLTAWLKDLKSVARAAGRVRDLDIVLAWSREPAARESALVAPAARGQMTALLARERQRRLRRLRRLLHDPAQERWNRRLPALLQTIRSDSSECARALIRAQANAARKAARAAARRISADTPLEEFHELRIRCKTLRYRLELLRHFGDPAVRKAISRLAGLQDELGRLQDLATVRHELMALRPAAGHPQLSSLLREWRTLLDRQIDEQRRRAWKRLRNVCWRELRP, translated from the coding sequence TTGAGCCGCGCGCGACTGGAGCGGGAAGCCAGATTCGCGCTGCCGGATGTCTCCCACCTGGCGGCCGTCCCCTTGCGCCTTCAGGAACTGGGGGTGCGACTCGGCCGAGCGCGGTCCGTCCTCTATGAAGACGTTTATCTCGACACGCCCGACGCGAGGCTTTGGCGCGCTGGTGTCGGGTTCCGGGTGCGGCACATGGGGGGCCGCACCGTTGCAACATTAAAGACCGGCCGGATCGCCGCCGACCTTGCTGAGCGGCTGGAGTGGTCTGAAACTGTCCGCGAATGGTGCTACCGCCCAGGGCTGGCACCCGTGCCCGGGACGAAGCTGCGGCGAATTCTGCGCGAGGCCGGCCTGGCGCTTCGCATGAGGCCCCTCGCCCGGCTCACGGTGTCGCGAACCACATGGACCGCGCGGTGGCCGCAGGGGCACACCGTGACGGTGTGCGCCGACGACGTCTGCGCGCGGGTCGGCGTGCGGCGGGTGCGGTTTGCGGAGGTCGAGATTGAAAGCCCCCCCGACGCCGCGACGGCGGAGCGCGCGATCGAGTCGCTGCGGGCGCTGACGCCCTGGCGGCCGCTGCGGGTCTCCAAGCTCGAGCGCGCCTGCCGAGCCGCCGGACGCCGACTGCCCGAGCCACCCGCGAAGCGACCGCTAGAACTACCGCCCAACGCGACCACCGCAGAAATGGCGCGCCGCGTGCTCGCCGCGTACTGGGCCCACTACCAGTGGAACCGGCCGGGTGCCGCAGCCGGATTCGACCCGGAGTTCCTGCACGATCTGCGGGTCGCGATCCGGCGAATGCGCGCAACCGCCTCCGCGCTCGAATCAGTTTTGACGCCCTCATTGACCGCGTGGTTGAAGGACTTGAAGTCGGTCGCACGTGCTGCCGGACGGGTGCGCGATCTCGACATCGTGCTGGCATGGAGCCGGGAGCCCGCAGCGCGAGAGAGTGCACTCGTCGCGCCGGCCGCGCGAGGGCAAATGACCGCGCTGCTCGCGCGCGAACGTCAGCGGCGGTTGCGGAGGCTGCGGCGATTGCTGCACGACCCCGCACAAGAGCGATGGAACCGGCGGCTGCCGGCGCTGCTGCAGACGATCCGCAGTGACAGTTCGGAGTGCGCCCGCGCGCTGATTCGCGCACAGGCCAATGCGGCGCGGAAAGCCGCCCGCGCCGCCGCACGGCGCATCAGTGCGGACACCCCGCTGGAAGAGTTTCACGAGCTCCGAATCCGCTGCAAAACGTTGCGATACCGTTTGGAACTGCTGCGGCATTTCGGCGATCCGGCGGTGCGAAAGGCGATCAGCCGATTGGCGGGGCTGCAGGATGAACTTGGGCGCCTTCAGGATCTGGCCACCGTGCGGCACGAGCTGATGGCACTGCGCCCCGCCGCCGGCCATCCGCAGCTCAGCAGTCTGCTGAGGGAGTGGCGGACACTGCTGGATCGCCAGATTGATGAGCAAAGGCGGCGGGCCTGGAAGCGCCTGCGAAACGTGTGTTGGCGTGAGCTGCGGCCGTAG
- a CDS encoding HAD-IA family hydrolase has product MCSCGEPTRGRLPAQERPPLRGVIFDMDGVLCDSETLMAEAACAMFRELHGVWPSPEEFRPFMGRGSEAYFGGVAARHGVRAVLPRDRDRTYEIFRAMLPGRLQPLPGARQFILDVRRAGLRTAVATSADMIKLRAILDAIRFPTEWFDALTDAEQAPRNKPAPDVFLAAARAIDLQPSECLVVEDTVPGIQAARAAGMRCLALWTTFPPEALAEAGPDWLAPDLATVPTDLRVALGLGSLGG; this is encoded by the coding sequence ATGTGCTCATGTGGCGAACCTACGCGAGGGCGGCTGCCCGCGCAAGAGCGCCCGCCGCTGCGCGGCGTGATCTTCGACATGGACGGCGTGTTGTGCGATTCCGAAACGCTGATGGCCGAGGCCGCCTGCGCGATGTTTCGGGAACTCCACGGGGTGTGGCCTTCGCCAGAGGAATTTCGGCCGTTCATGGGCCGCGGCTCCGAAGCCTACTTTGGCGGCGTGGCGGCCCGGCATGGTGTGCGTGCGGTGCTTCCCCGTGACCGCGACCGCACCTACGAGATTTTTCGTGCGATGCTGCCCGGCCGCCTCCAACCGCTGCCCGGTGCCCGGCAGTTCATCTTGGACGTACGCCGGGCGGGGCTGCGGACCGCGGTCGCGACCAGCGCGGACATGATCAAGCTTCGTGCGATTCTCGACGCGATCCGGTTCCCCACCGAGTGGTTCGATGCGTTGACCGATGCCGAACAGGCGCCCCGCAACAAGCCGGCTCCCGATGTATTTCTCGCGGCGGCGCGGGCGATTGACCTTCAGCCTTCCGAGTGTCTGGTCGTCGAGGACACGGTGCCCGGGATTCAAGCCGCGCGCGCGGCAGGGATGCGGTGTCTGGCGCTCTGGACCACATTTCCGCCCGAGGCGCTCGCGGAGGCAGGGCCGGACTGGCTGGCGCCGGATCTGGCGACGGTGCCGACGGATCTGCGCGTCGCACTGGGCCTGGGGAGCCTCGGCGGCTGA
- the gcvPB gene encoding aminomethyl-transferring glycine dehydrogenase subunit GcvPB, with protein sequence MSGADPQTLFEKSVPGRRAVRWPQPIGPAPIESHPELLRSRPAALPELSELDVVRHFTGLSRRNFSVDTHFYPLGSCTMKYNPRAGELAAALPGFAHLHPLWPQLRHGGQLTQGALQLLYELERMLSEICGMAEFTLQPLAGAHGELTGIMLIAAYHRDRGHRKTHIIVPDAAHGTNPASAALGGYDVVSIPSRRDFHMDVDRLLSSIRSDTAGVMLTCPDTLGAFPARIREIADAVHAVDGLLYYDGANLNALLGRVKPGQLGFDICHVNLHKTFSTPHGGGGPGAGPVGVVERLRPYLPISRVRARGDGTFYLDYDAPKSIGYIAPFYGNFAVLVRAYAYLRLLGRQGLRATSTAAVLNANYVQERLRPHLDAVNPGRCMHECVFTGRRLTALGLHTIDLAKALIDRGVHPPTVYFPIHVPEAIMIEPTETESRETLDQFCDAVIECLALAQRDPEALRRAPITTPVGRLDEVAAARRMDLAAPE encoded by the coding sequence ATGAGCGGCGCTGACCCCCAAACGCTGTTCGAAAAAAGTGTGCCCGGCCGTCGCGCGGTGCGATGGCCCCAGCCGATTGGGCCGGCGCCGATCGAGTCGCATCCGGAACTGCTGCGCAGCCGACCGGCCGCGTTGCCGGAGCTCTCGGAGCTGGACGTCGTGCGCCACTTTACGGGCCTGTCGCGCCGGAATTTTTCGGTCGACACGCACTTTTATCCGCTGGGTTCCTGCACGATGAAATACAACCCGCGCGCCGGTGAGCTTGCCGCCGCGCTGCCGGGATTCGCGCATCTGCATCCCCTCTGGCCGCAGCTGCGACACGGCGGACAGCTCACGCAGGGCGCGCTTCAGCTGCTCTACGAGCTGGAGCGCATGCTCTCGGAAATTTGCGGCATGGCCGAGTTCACGCTGCAGCCCCTTGCTGGCGCGCACGGCGAGCTGACCGGCATCATGCTGATCGCCGCCTACCACCGCGACCGCGGTCATCGAAAAACGCACATCATTGTGCCCGATGCCGCGCACGGCACCAACCCCGCCAGCGCCGCACTCGGCGGTTACGACGTCGTCTCCATTCCGTCCCGCCGGGACTTCCACATGGACGTGGACCGACTGCTGTCCTCGATTCGGTCCGACACCGCCGGCGTGATGCTGACCTGCCCCGATACGCTCGGCGCGTTTCCCGCCCGGATCCGCGAGATTGCGGACGCGGTGCATGCGGTGGATGGCCTGCTCTACTACGATGGTGCGAACCTGAATGCATTGCTCGGGCGCGTGAAGCCGGGGCAGTTGGGGTTCGACATCTGCCATGTGAATCTCCACAAGACGTTTTCCACCCCGCATGGCGGTGGCGGTCCGGGCGCTGGGCCGGTCGGCGTCGTCGAGCGGTTGCGACCCTACCTGCCGATCTCCCGAGTGCGCGCGCGCGGCGACGGCACCTTCTACCTCGACTATGACGCGCCGAAGAGCATCGGCTACATCGCGCCCTTCTACGGCAATTTCGCGGTGCTGGTGCGCGCGTACGCCTACCTGCGGCTGCTGGGCCGGCAGGGGCTGCGCGCGACCAGCACCGCCGCCGTTCTGAACGCGAACTATGTGCAGGAACGGCTGCGCCCGCACCTGGACGCAGTGAACCCCGGCCGATGCATGCACGAGTGCGTGTTCACCGGCCGCCGACTCACGGCGCTCGGGTTGCACACGATCGACCTCGCAAAGGCGCTGATCGATCGGGGCGTGCACCCTCCGACGGTGTACTTCCCGATCCACGTGCCAGAGGCGATCATGATCGAGCCCACGGAGACCGAGTCGCGCGAAACGCTCGATCAGTTTTGCGATGCGGTAATCGAATGTCTCGCGCTTGCGCAGCGTGATCCGGAAGCGCTGCGGCGCGCACCGATCACCACGCCGGTCGGCCGTCTCGATGAGGTTGCTGCGGCCCGGCGAATGGACCTGGCCGCGCCGGAGTGA
- the nagB gene encoding glucosamine-6-phosphate deaminase, with translation MEVIIRPDAETAARLVAHLIARALRRKPDIVLGLATGRTMERVYQLLVEFHRRDGLDFSHCTTFNLDEYVGLSPEHPGSYHHYMRRHLFDHVNIDPSRTHLPNGMAPDPDAEGPRYEALIRAAGGIDLQLLGLGRSGHIGFNEPLSALRSRTRVKCLTETTIRENRSQFPNPDEMPRRAITMGVGTILECRRLIMLVTGAAKAEVLARAVEGPITAMISASAIQLHPACTVVVDEAAAANLQEKEYYRWIFATEPEWREFQNL, from the coding sequence ATGGAGGTGATCATTCGACCCGACGCGGAGACGGCCGCTCGGCTCGTGGCCCACCTCATCGCCCGGGCGCTGCGGCGCAAGCCGGATATCGTTCTCGGTTTGGCGACCGGCCGGACGATGGAACGGGTCTATCAGTTGCTCGTCGAATTTCACCGCCGCGACGGTCTGGATTTCTCTCACTGCACCACGTTCAACCTCGACGAGTACGTGGGCCTCTCGCCCGAGCATCCGGGCTCGTACCACCACTACATGCGGCGTCATCTGTTTGACCACGTGAACATCGATCCGTCGCGAACCCACCTGCCCAATGGCATGGCGCCGGATCCCGACGCGGAGGGGCCGCGCTACGAGGCGCTGATCCGCGCGGCGGGTGGAATCGATCTGCAGCTGCTCGGGCTGGGCCGCAGTGGTCACATCGGTTTCAACGAGCCGCTGTCGGCGCTGCGTTCGCGCACGAGAGTGAAGTGCCTCACCGAAACCACGATTCGGGAAAATCGCAGCCAGTTTCCGAATCCGGACGAAATGCCCCGCCGCGCCATTACGATGGGTGTCGGCACGATCCTCGAATGCCGCCGGCTGATCATGCTGGTCACCGGCGCGGCGAAGGCGGAGGTGCTGGCGCGCGCGGTGGAGGGCCCGATCACCGCGATGATCTCCGCCAGCGCGATCCAACTGCACCCTGCCTGTACTGTCGTAGTGGACGAGGCGGCCGCGGCGAATCTGCAGGAAAAGGAGTACTACCGCTGGATTTTCGCGACGGAGCCGGAGTGGCGCGAGTTTCAAAACCTCTGA
- a CDS encoding PIG-L family deacetylase codes for MRDNPYREFVEGYVRLMERGRAVQRSELQFPSPPAPSAGSPVLMLFSPHPDDEAITGALPLRLARESGVRVINVAVTLGSNVARREGRLAELTEACRYLGFELRLSRPGGLEKINPKGRAEDRRNWAEAVRLIADILVEVRPQAVLFPHEHDWNSTHIGTHLLVREALAAAALDPAPLAIESEFWAPMAAPNLMIESTVADVADLVAAVSLHAGEVSRNPYHLTLPAWMQDNVRRGAEIVGGQGGAAPAFVFATLYRAGVWRGQQWSPAPRMPRIVGARDRLDLW; via the coding sequence ATGAGAGACAATCCCTATCGTGAGTTTGTCGAAGGATATGTGAGGCTGATGGAACGGGGGCGGGCAGTGCAGCGAAGCGAGCTACAGTTCCCGTCTCCGCCGGCGCCCTCGGCGGGCTCTCCGGTGCTGATGCTCTTTTCTCCGCATCCGGACGATGAAGCGATAACCGGAGCGCTGCCGTTGCGTTTGGCGAGGGAAAGCGGTGTGCGGGTCATCAACGTCGCAGTGACGCTGGGTTCGAACGTGGCACGCCGCGAGGGGCGGCTGGCGGAACTGACGGAGGCCTGCCGCTACCTGGGCTTTGAACTGCGATTGAGCCGGCCTGGCGGCCTGGAAAAAATCAATCCGAAGGGGCGCGCGGAGGATCGGCGGAACTGGGCGGAGGCGGTCCGTCTGATCGCAGACATTCTGGTGGAGGTGCGGCCGCAGGCGGTCTTGTTCCCGCACGAACATGACTGGAACAGCACACACATCGGTACCCACCTGCTGGTGCGCGAGGCGCTCGCCGCGGCGGCGCTGGATCCGGCGCCGCTGGCGATTGAGTCGGAGTTCTGGGCTCCGATGGCGGCACCCAACTTGATGATCGAATCCACCGTGGCGGACGTCGCAGATCTGGTGGCGGCGGTCTCGCTGCATGCAGGCGAGGTGTCGCGCAATCCCTACCACCTCACCCTGCCGGCCTGGATGCAAGACAACGTGCGGCGCGGCGCGGAAATTGTGGGAGGGCAGGGCGGTGCGGCCCCCGCATTCGTGTTCGCGACGCTCTACCGCGCGGGCGTGTGGCGGGGGCAGCAGTGGTCGCCGGCTCCGCGAATGCCCCGCATCGTCGGCGCACGGGACCGGCTGGATCTTTGGTGA